ATCTCTGGGTACCAGCACGACAGTGCTACTGGTTACCGACCAGTACCATACTTCTCCAAACTACCATATGTTTACTCACCCAACGATTCCAGATCATTACATGGGGATGATCTGCTACTGTAATGGTTCTTTGGCGAGGGAGAAGGTAAGAGACCAGCTAGAAAATGACAAATCCTGGACCAAATTCAACGATGCAGTAATGGACGACTCTCTCGACACTTCTGACGAGTTGGGGATATATTTCCCATTCGGGGAGATTGTCCCCAGTGTATCTGCTACATACAAGAAGGTTAAATTCGATAAATCGACTGGCCAAATTACCTCAACGGTCTCGAATTTCGACAACGCGAGACATGACGCGAAGAACATTGTAGAATCTCAAGCGTTGAGCTGCCGTGCACGGATCTCGCCGTTGCTTAATGCGGTCAGCGATCCATCTCCAAAGGATAAAAACTTGACAGTGACCTTCGACTACGATACAAATGTGCCCCTGAGTGAGTACACCTGTAAGAGACCCAAGCGAGTCTTCTTCGTAGGCGGGGCCTCCAAGAATGATGCCATTGTCAAGAAATTCGCTCAAGTACTGGGCGCAACGGAGGGGAACTACCGCCTCGACACCCCAAACTCGTGTGCCCTCGGTGGGTGTTTCATCGCAATGTGGTCCGATGCATTTGTGTCCAAGCGTACTAACTTACCGTTTGACcaattcttgaacaaaaacTTCCCCTGGGACTCGCTAGATTTTGTATGTCAATCGCAGACCGCTCAATGGGAGAATTACAATAAGATGCTTGTCCCATTGAGTCGGCTGGAGGCCATGTTAGACTGACACACTACCGTCTTCTTTTAAATACTTTCTTGTACATACAGTTCACTTTGAAGCAATAAGCCTTTTTTCATATTGAACGATTTTTGTGAGATAACGGATGCCTTGAGTGGGCAGCACCGTTAGCATTGTGATGAGACGCAAGATCCGGGACGGCGCGACATGTGGAGGGCATTAACTAGAAACTCGGTGTCCGCGATCAATGCTGGTACGTTGAGATATTTACATGTCACGGGGCGACTATGGAACGCGCAGCCCTTTCTCATGCCGGCGATGTCGCCCACGATGGAAAAGGGTGGTATAGTCAGTTGGAAGTTCAAGCCGGGGGACTCGTTCAAGTCCGGGGATGTTCTGCTAGAGGTGGAGACTGACAAAGCGCAGATTGATGTGGAAGCTCAAGATGACGGTCAAATGGCAAAGATTTTAGTAGACGATGGTGCTAAGGACATTGCTGTTGGCACGCCAATTGCTTACCTTGCCGAAATGGAGGACGATTTATCCAAGTTGGAGTACCCAGAGTTTAATGCGAATGTTGAGCATTCTGGGGGGGAGAGTTCTCCCCCTCAGGAATCTTCTGAGAAAGGTAGTTCATTACGGGGGGACGCAGCCCCCCCTACCGGAAGCACCAaagaaacttcaaaagatGATACATTGCTACCCTCGGTGGGTATACTACTGAAAGAGAATGGGATCTCACCAACtgatgctttgaagagtATCAGTGGATCTGGTCCAAATGGAAGGATTTTGAAGGGCGATGTTCTTGCACACCTGGGCAAGATCCCGAAAGAGTCTGTGAGTAAGATCCAAGATTACATCTCGAAGAATTCCAAGCTGGATTTGACGGGGATTAAGATGCGTAGCTCAGAGACTGTGACCAATGAGGGCTCTGCAGCTGTGAAGGGTGAATCTTCCGCTCCCCCCAGTAAAACACCAGTACCCAAACCAGAAAATATCACCATTGCCGAAGACATAGTGATCACACCTCGTGCAGGGGTCGATTCATTCAAGTTGGAGGGGGTCGTCAGGTCATACATGAACGAGGCATACCACTACACTCACGAACTACCTGTGAGCAACACGCAATCCGATTTCTTCGATCCAGTTTTCGAGGACTTGATCACGCAGGATCCAAGATCTGCGAGGTTCTCATTTGAGTACGCGCTTTCCCCGCTGACTGGTGACGGTGCTGGTGCCCGTGAGGACATATTTGACGTACTTAAGCGGTCCTCGGCAAGAGAGGACAAAGACCCCGTTGCCAATCGTAAGGAGTCCGACTACGTCTTATCCGTTAAGATTGTCACAGATGGGAAATACGATGATGCGAAGTGCAAAGCTGAAAGGTTTCTTGAGTACGTGAGACAGCTGGAGTCGCTATGAGACGAGGCAGCCGGAGCCCGGAAGTAAGTTCGTGACAATATTATAACGAATGGTAAATACATGTATATCTAGTCTATCACACTTGCgtgttgtttctgttttcaTGGTCTTACGGGTTGCTTCAGAAGACGAGGTATCCGTTGTCCTCCAAGAACAGGACCACTTTCTGCACAATATGGTTAATGTTGTTTGCGTCTGATGCGTCAAGTTTGATGTCCGTGCCCAACTTGTACAAGTTCTGGTGCTTGACTGCGGCCTTAGATTGGTCCCACTCGGAGGGGACGATCAGCCCAGTGCCCGATTGGATGAGGTCTGGgatcaacgacaacaagTTTGCGTCCGAGTTGTGGTGTTCGAAGATCTTATAGAATCTACCACCGCCGAATTGCAAGAACGTGGACAGTAGTGCGATCGACAATTGGTTCGCAGGGACTTTGATGTCGTTTGGTATGACGATAGCGAACCCTTGCTTCGGTCTTGGTGGGTTTGATTCTCTAAGGACTTTGACGACTTCTGGGTACGAGAACCAGTCTGGGATGTCACCGCCCAGTCTGAGACGGCGTCTCAACTCTGTCCCCGATATGTTCAACGTTCTTGTTTTCGAGGTGTCGATCTCGTCGATTGGTGCGTAGCGGTCCTCGTCTGGGAGGTACGTGACCATTCTGAAGGGTACGACCTGGATTTCGAGTTCGTTCTTGTATGACTCTACGAGTTCCTGGGCGTCGTATGGCCCGTAGAAGTCCACACCTTTCGAGTTAGACCCTGGCCCCGCATGGTCTCTCCCCACGATGAAATGGGATGCACCGTAGTTCTTCCTGATAATCGCGTGCCAGACTGCCTCTCTGTCACCGGCCATTCTCATAGCGAGTGGTAGGAGGGACAAGAACGCAATCCCATTGGGGTACCGCTTAATGATCTCCTGGTAGACACGCACACGTGTGTGGTGGTCGATATCCCCCGGTTTCGTTAAACCAACCACTGGGTGAATAAGCACTTTTGAGTTTGTCTCTCTTGCAGCTCTAACGGTGAGTTCTCTGTGAGCTCTATGCATTGGGTTTCTTGTTTGGAAGGCTACCACACGGTCCCAGTTTCTCGACTGGAACTCTAGTCTTAGCTGAGCTGGGGTCTTTCTCAGCCCAGGGTAGTCGTAATGGACTGGCAATTGGATTGCCTCTAGAGACCCACCAACGTAGTACTCACCGGCGGTTTCGTTGAGGTACACTATTGCCGGGTGTTCTGGGTCGCCCCTGAACACTTTCTCCGCCTCTAGGGACTTATCTGGCTTATAGACGTCCTGCACGGTCAAGATGGCAATGGGGATCTCCCCATCTTGAGTCAGTGTGATTCTCTGGTTTGGC
This DNA window, taken from Huiozyma naganishii CBS 8797 chromosome 7, complete genome, encodes the following:
- the PDX1 gene encoding Pdx1p (similar to Saccharomyces cerevisiae PDX1 (YGR193C); ancestral locus Anc_5.153) — translated: MWRALTRNSVSAINAGTLRYLHVTGRLWNAQPFLMPAMSPTMEKGGIVSWKFKPGDSFKSGDVLLEVETDKAQIDVEAQDDGQMAKILVDDGAKDIAVGTPIAYLAEMEDDLSKLEYPEFNANVEHSGGESSPPQESSEKGSSLRGDAAPPTGSTKETSKDDTLLPSVGILLKENGISPTDALKSISGSGPNGRILKGDVLAHLGKIPKESVSKIQDYISKNSKLDLTGIKMRSSETVTNEGSAAVKGESSAPPSKTPVPKPENITIAEDIVITPRAGVDSFKLEGVVRSYMNEAYHYTHELPVSNTQSDFFDPVFEDLITQDPRSARFSFEYALSPLTGDGAGAREDIFDVLKRSSAREDKDPVANRKESDYVLSVKIVTDGKYDDAKCKAERFLEYVRQLESL
- the MET3 gene encoding sulfate adenylyltransferase (similar to Saccharomyces cerevisiae MET3 (YJR010W); ancestral locus Anc_5.154) gives rise to the protein MPAPHGGVLKDLVARDAAKHDALLKESGTLVQWTLTARQICDAELILNGGFSPLDGFLNESDYLGVVNESRLKSGALWTIPITLDVSATFGASLKPNQRITLTQDGEIPIAILTVQDVYKPDKSLEAEKVFRGDPEHPAIVYLNETAGEYYVGGSLEAIQLPVHYDYPGLRKTPAQLRLEFQSRNWDRVVAFQTRNPMHRAHRELTVRAARETNSKVLIHPVVGLTKPGDIDHHTRVRVYQEIIKRYPNGIAFLSLLPLAMRMAGDREAVWHAIIRKNYGASHFIVGRDHAGPGSNSKGVDFYGPYDAQELVESYKNELEIQVVPFRMVTYLPDEDRYAPIDEIDTSKTRTLNISGTELRRRLRLGGDIPDWFSYPEVVKVLRESNPPRPKQGFAIVIPNDIKVPANQLSIALLSTFLQFGGGRFYKIFEHHNSDANLLSLIPDLIQSGTGLIVPSEWDQSKAAVKHQNLYKLGTDIKLDASDANNINHIVQKVVLFLEDNGYLVF